One genomic region from Magallana gigas chromosome 3, xbMagGiga1.1, whole genome shotgun sequence encodes:
- the LOC105331602 gene encoding uncharacterized protein — protein MESIGRVFILFACLIFCHSNRVKIRNGIECRTDICKINQKFISCNESGQIDKCVDCQPGTIMLDKMDTYNWETPQECLPSGCNECDLSEAVLDNPDTCGISEMARCVCDLTKLFYGENKHGTATACTKKTGDLCNRPGIQLNQRGECEPCPAGTEKTTNDFSLCKNITESRILTTIRPGTGYQPPITTPSPGGNMSRLSPKEDSIGTPGIVGITVAVVVLLAVSLGIFVYKKRRHPQEKSPSSNNISTDGSSGNSDGNSEKSLLMKSPPSLDLDKNDNKSYVKPTGMVKPMISVDKSKDCEDGDTHFSIEDEVMHQGIPRGNFMAGDNEERSEPSIPLETMGPENSITDVKAEYSADETDLKVPVASVRGRPVDYNTTVKALYSGETQVKQIVTGPSDGRSRRVGAFPLGEETVLKQVGSDNSRAVCQSDNTMVKPFVVSGDTAVKQEGPDLSKKNSEVKIGSVKPSVFLEETNPKCYDSLDTNRTVPVSPSTPEQFTNQRTTAEHNQVYDTNFPDISNGEEHSSPPIQGQTRTYNSSQQNSFQPSVCHTKAESKALNTERVPPSVDTRQLSQNNTSVNAKEFVAPQTQGSLRTSDQVSYSDKIHGQKNCGYLKDGNTTPGVSSVGVTSHGEPERGGSHDDEGGAEEGENLSPRTGSGLMTPRVTPICRPQRVEPVRALQMTAVQPSLQCTVGSVGRVNSKEYDQKEDLNPLHRQISGQNSSGSMCQNSTVENSTASSCYGTARKSEMESSAKNYYSVQGIPSEACSPEPIVINPLLRSESHEANDSHQPVTYNMMHNKSLGLNGLMAAPSLRPDSSDSVSGIAENRDMPMVIKREEIPMPARFEESNRHQVIPNYQIDPATLESGYCS, from the exons ATGGAATCTATTGGTAGAGTTTTCATCCTGTTTGCTTGTCTCATATTCTGTCATAGTAACCGAGTA AAAATAAGAAACGGCATTGAGTGTCGAACAGACATTTGTAAAATCA ATCAAAAGTTCATCTCATGTAATGAGAGTGGACAGATTGATAAGTGTGTAGATTGTCAACCTGGAACCATTATGCTTGATAAAATGGATACATACAATTGGGAAACTCCTCAAGAATGTCTGCCAAGTGGCTGCAATGAATGTGATCTATCAG AGGCTGTGCTGGATAACCCAGACACTTGTGGAATCTCAGAGATGGCCAGATGTGTGTGTGATCTTACCAAGCTCTTCTACGGGGAAAATAAACATGGAACAGCCACTGCCTGTACGAAGAAGACCGGGGACCTTTGTAATCGACCGGGGATACAGCTGAATCAAAGAG GAGAATGTGAGCCATGCCCTGCAGGGACAGAGAAGACAACCAATGATTTCAGTCTATGTAAGAATATAACGGAATCCAGGATCCTTACTACAATAAGACCTGGGACAGGTTATCAGCCCCCCATAACAACACCCAGTCCAGGGGGGAATATGTCTCGGTTATCACCCAAAGAAGACAGCATTGGTACCCCTGGTATTGTTGGTATCACTGTTGCTGTTGTTGTGCTGCTTGCTGTTTCACTAGGGATATTTGTCTACAAAAAAAGAAGGCATCCTCAAGAAAAAAGCCCATCCTCTAATAACATCTCCACTGATGGTTCCTCTGGAAATAGCGATGGAAATAGTGAGAAAAGTTTATTGATGAAGTCTCCTCCATCATTAGACTTAGACAAGAATGACAACAAAAGTTATGTGAAGCCCACGGGAATGGTTAAACCCATGATAAGTGTGGACAAATCTAAAGATTGCGAGGACGGAGATACTCATTTTAGTATTGAAGATGAGGTAATGCACCAAGGAATACCACGTGGAAATTTCATGGCTGGAGACAATGAAGAAAGAAGTGAACCATCTATCCCACTGGAAACAATGGGTCCAGAAAACAGCATCACTGACGTGAAGGCTGAATATTCAGCAGATGAGACAGATTTGAAAGTCCCTGTTGCAAGTGTGAGGGGAAGACCTGTTGATTATAACACTACTGTAAAAGCATTGTATTCAGGAGAGACTCAAGTGAAACAAATTGTGACTGGTCCCTCTGATGGAAGATCTCGTAGGGTTGGAGCTTTCCCATTAGGGGAAGAAACCGTCTTGAAGCAAGTTGGAAGTGATAATTCAAGAGCAGTGTGTCAAAGTGACAACACAATGGTTAAACCTTTTGTGGTTTCGGGAGACACTGCTGTAAAACAAGAGGGACCCGATTTAAGTAAAAAGAATAGTGAGGTGAAAATTGGTTCAGTGAAACCATCTGTGTTTCTAGAAGAGACTAACCCCAAATGCTATGACTCCTTGGACACCAATAGAACAGTACCAGTGAGTCCATCTACACCAGAGCAGTTTACAAACCAAAGAACTACTGCTGAACACAACCAAGTTTATGACACAAACTTTCCAGATATCTCAAATGGAGAGGAACATTCATCCCCTCCCATTCAAGGACAAACCCGAACCTATAACTCCAGTCAGCAAAACTCCTTCCAGCCTTCAGTGTGCCATACCAAAGCTGAATCAAAGGCCCTCAACACAGAGAGGGTTCCTCCTTCTGTTGACACAAGACAATTGTCACAAAACAATACCAGTGTTAATGCTAAAGAGTTTGTTGCTCCACAAACTCAAGGTTCCCTTAGGACTTCCGATCAAGTGTCATATAGTGATAAAATCCATGGTCAGAAAAATTGTGGGTATTTAAAGGACGGTAACACAACGCCAGGGGTTTCCTCAGTAGGAGTGACCTCACACGGAGAACCAGAGAGAGGTGGTAGTCATGACGATGAGGGAGGAGCGGAGGAAGGGGAGAATCTTTCCCCACGGACAGGTAGTGGTCTGATGACCCCAAGGGTAACCCCTATCTGTCGTCCACAGAGAGTGGAGCCAGTAAGAGCGCTGCAGATGACTGCTGTACAGCCCAGTCTGCAATGTACTGTTG GATCAGTTGGCCGAGTGAATTCCAAAGAATATGATCAGAAGGAGGATTTGAATCCTCTGCATAGACAGATTTCTGGCCAGAATTCCAGTGGATCTATGTGTCAGAACTCAACTGTTGAAAATTCCACAGCCTCATCTTGCTACGGCACAGCAA GGAAGTCAGAGATGGAATCCAGTGCAAAAAATTATTACTCAGTCCAAGGAATTCCCAGTGAAGCGTGTTCGCCAGAGCCAATCGTCATTAATCCGCTATTGCGCTCAGAATCTCACGAAG CCAATGATTCTCATCAGCCAGTGACTTACAACATGATGCACAACAAATCCTTGGGACTTAATGGACTAATGGCTGCCCCTTCACTGAGACCTGACTCCTCTGATAGTGTTTCAGGGATAG CCGAAAACCGAGATATGCCCATGGTGATCAAAAGAGAGGAGATCCCCATGCCAGCTAGATTCGAGGAGAGCAATAGGCATCAAGTAATCCCCAACTACCAG ATTGACCCAGCGACTTTGGAGTCCGGATACTGTTCGTAA